In Streptomyces ambofaciens ATCC 23877, a single genomic region encodes these proteins:
- a CDS encoding acyl carrier protein: MTNHADNPTTHVWATLADREAEHLTGDAEAAAEVVRGIWAEVLEADAESIDVHRGDFFELGGYSLLALQAIGRILTEYGVGEVESVEWEGELLNRLFENATPMGQAEFLAEKGYGRPNETP; this comes from the coding sequence GTGACGAACCATGCGGACAACCCGACGACCCACGTCTGGGCCACCCTGGCGGACCGAGAGGCCGAGCACCTGACGGGTGACGCGGAAGCGGCGGCGGAGGTGGTGCGCGGGATCTGGGCGGAGGTACTGGAAGCGGACGCCGAGTCGATCGACGTACACCGCGGTGACTTCTTCGAACTCGGCGGATACTCGCTGCTCGCCCTGCAAGCCATAGGCAGGATCCTGACGGAGTACGGGGTCGGCGAAGTGGAGTCGGTGGAATGGGAGGGAGAACTCCTCAACCGTCTCTTCGAGAACGCCACTCCCATGGGCCAGGCCGAGTTCCTGGCGGAGAAGGGCTACGGCCGGCCGAACGAGACCCCCTGA
- a CDS encoding RNA polymerase sigma factor produces the protein MDFLLHERVRSGDRAAFAEIFDEHARVVYAHAIRTTGDWAVAEDVLSLTFLEAWRLRDKLREEVRSVRAWLLGIATNVMRNTARAARRHREAMARLPPPEASPDFSDEVVGQMADAQRLAAAARALQCLRRGEREVFTLVVWSGLGYAAAAEALGVPVGTVRSRLSRARGKLRRLVEEELAVPNADGAEPRTGSGHIAQRGDRSPHAHRRRPR, from the coding sequence GTGGACTTCCTCTTACATGAACGGGTCCGGTCCGGCGATCGGGCGGCGTTCGCCGAGATCTTCGACGAGCACGCGCGCGTCGTCTACGCCCACGCGATCCGGACGACGGGCGACTGGGCCGTGGCCGAGGACGTCCTGTCGCTCACTTTCCTGGAGGCGTGGCGGCTGCGTGACAAGCTGCGCGAGGAAGTCAGAAGCGTCCGGGCGTGGCTCTTGGGCATCGCGACGAACGTGATGCGCAATACCGCCCGGGCGGCACGCCGGCACCGGGAGGCGATGGCCCGTCTGCCGCCGCCGGAAGCTTCGCCGGACTTTTCGGACGAGGTGGTCGGTCAGATGGCCGACGCTCAGCGGCTGGCCGCCGCGGCCAGAGCGCTGCAATGTCTCAGACGCGGCGAGCGCGAGGTCTTCACGCTGGTCGTCTGGTCCGGCCTGGGGTACGCGGCGGCCGCTGAGGCACTGGGTGTTCCGGTGGGCACCGTACGTTCCCGGCTTTCCCGGGCGAGAGGGAAACTGCGCAGGCTCGTCGAGGAGGAACTGGCGGTGCCGAATGCGGACGGTGCGGAACCGCGGACCGGCAGCGGACACATCGCACAGCGGGGTGACCGCAGCCCGCACGCCCACCGAAGGAGACCACGATGA
- a CDS encoding CU044_5270 family protein produces MNLEQREQVEREQASRTLPPAPYPDPAPERVAARRAHFLSEADRHARSRPSRLASRPRVRWGLLLGTVVAAGAAVVVLSLASGSPDTARTVPPASAASVRLLERAALAAATTPRTTVRAGQYSYVKTVGHTSVLSETTAGEMELLREDESMERWTSVDGSKPTMQRKGGSDSLLPGTAGGGNLNAPTYTFLAALPADPDALLEQIRDDAEKNHGAGSGSTTGPDQEAFVTIGDLLRNGVTPPRTTAALYRAAALIPGVGIVPDAVDAAGRHGVAVARTHDGERTEWIFDKSTARLLGERTVLVEDNAWGRAGTAVTSVALIDSGIVDEAGRTP; encoded by the coding sequence ATGAATCTGGAGCAGCGGGAACAAGTCGAGCGTGAACAGGCGAGCCGGACGCTGCCTCCCGCGCCCTACCCGGACCCGGCACCCGAACGCGTGGCAGCACGCCGCGCACACTTCTTGAGCGAGGCCGACCGGCACGCGCGATCCCGCCCTTCCCGCCTCGCCTCGCGGCCGAGAGTTCGCTGGGGCCTGCTCCTGGGCACAGTGGTGGCTGCCGGAGCTGCCGTCGTCGTCCTCAGTCTCGCGTCCGGATCTCCTGACACCGCGCGTACTGTGCCACCGGCCTCGGCAGCATCGGTCCGGCTGCTGGAAAGAGCGGCCCTGGCCGCCGCGACGACGCCGCGGACGACGGTGCGCGCCGGCCAGTACTCCTACGTCAAGACGGTGGGCCACACGTCGGTGCTGTCCGAGACCACAGCCGGCGAAATGGAGCTCCTGCGCGAGGACGAGAGCATGGAGCGGTGGACCTCGGTGGACGGCAGCAAGCCGACCATGCAGCGCAAGGGCGGCAGCGACAGCCTGCTGCCGGGCACTGCGGGTGGAGGGAACCTGAACGCGCCGACCTACACCTTCCTCGCCGCCCTGCCGGCCGATCCTGACGCCCTGCTCGAGCAGATCCGCGACGACGCCGAGAAGAACCACGGAGCCGGATCCGGCTCCACGACAGGACCCGACCAGGAAGCCTTCGTCACGATCGGCGACCTGCTGCGCAACGGGGTGACTCCCCCCAGGACCACTGCGGCTCTCTACCGCGCCGCTGCGCTCATTCCCGGAGTCGGCATCGTCCCCGACGCCGTGGACGCGGCGGGCCGGCACGGGGTCGCCGTCGCCCGGACCCACGACGGCGAACGCACGGAATGGATCTTCGACAAGAGCACGGCCCGGCTGCTGGGTGAGCGCACGGTCCTCGTGGAAGACAACGCCTGGGGCCGAGCCGGAACCGCCGTCACCTCCGTCGCCCTCATCGACTCGGGCATTGTCGACGAGGCCGGACGGACCCCATGA
- a CDS encoding class I SAM-dependent methyltransferase — MTPDPATEQTWTVYGQRQLDRGYSPPVPDRIDWGFWPGVGPGAEILGDIRGKRVLDVGCGPGHHAVHLARAHGALVDGVDLSPTQYRRAVNDHAGEPGVRFHCGDVAEHLRHARPYEAAYGLRTFGCVDPCHLLPALREGLVPGAPLVFSALHTDAEGRGPSDEVVPRRGVVRLRDEEPIPVWLWALSPQLWEALLADHGFTVESAQLLGAPDGDNLAVLQLVRARRRR; from the coding sequence GTGACGCCGGACCCCGCGACCGAACAGACCTGGACCGTGTACGGGCAACGACAGCTGGACCGGGGTTATTCGCCTCCCGTACCGGACCGCATCGACTGGGGTTTCTGGCCCGGCGTCGGCCCCGGTGCGGAGATCCTCGGGGACATCCGCGGCAAGCGGGTCCTGGACGTCGGATGCGGGCCGGGCCACCACGCCGTCCACCTCGCCCGCGCTCACGGTGCCCTGGTGGACGGCGTGGACCTCTCCCCGACCCAGTACCGGCGCGCGGTGAACGATCACGCGGGAGAGCCGGGAGTCCGCTTCCACTGCGGTGACGTCGCCGAGCACCTTCGGCACGCGCGGCCGTACGAGGCCGCCTACGGCCTGCGGACCTTCGGCTGCGTCGACCCCTGCCACCTGCTGCCCGCGCTGCGGGAGGGACTCGTCCCCGGCGCGCCCCTCGTCTTCTCCGCCCTCCACACCGACGCCGAGGGGCGGGGCCCGTCGGACGAGGTGGTTCCGCGCAGGGGCGTCGTACGGCTGCGCGACGAGGAGCCCATCCCGGTGTGGCTGTGGGCCCTCTCCCCACAGCTCTGGGAGGCGCTTCTGGCCGATCACGGTTTCACGGTGGAATCGGCACAACTCCTCGGCGCCCCCGACGGCGACAACCTCGCCGTCCTCCAGCTCGTCCGGGCCCGGCGCCGCCGCTGA